One Spinacia oleracea cultivar Varoflay chromosome 4, BTI_SOV_V1, whole genome shotgun sequence DNA segment encodes these proteins:
- the LOC110777752 gene encoding NDR1/HIN1-like protein 6 gives MSSDHQRIHPAPDMEAPPPASAPLMPPNTLKSDSNGRDHYPPPPTRAAYPIPPPPYKRRKRSCCCRALCCILCTLLILIVAIGATIGILFLAFRPKIPNYSIDHLLVTQFSPNSNNSISATFAVNITADNPNKRIGIYYLGGSSLSAWYRDTRLCQGSLPRFYQGHRNTTVIDVSLTGTVNDASGFSTTLQQQQRETGNIPLVLRARVPVRIRLGKLKLMKMRFRVTCELSIDNLASNSEIRIGSSSCKFRLRRIF, from the coding sequence ATGTCTTCCGATCATCAAAGAATCCACCCGGCTCCAGATATGGAAGCCCCACCACCGGCTTCCGCACCGTTGATGCCACCCAACACTCTCAAATCCGATAGCAACGGCCGTGATCACTACCCTCCTCCGCCAACTCGTGCCGCCTACCCGATACCACCCCCACCTTACAAACGTAGGAAACGAAGTTGTTGCTGCCGTGCACTTTGTTGTATTTTATGTACACTCCTTATCCTCATTGTCGCCATAGGTGCTACCATCGGTATACTATTCCTTGCCTTCCGCCCAAAAATCCCAAATTATTCAATTGATCACCTTTTAGTCACACAATTCTCCCCTAACTCTAACAACTCTATCTCCGCCACCTTCGCCGTAAACATCACCGCAGACAACCCTAACAAACGCATAGGCATATACTACCTAGGTGGGTCTAGTCTTAGTGCTTGGTACAGAGACACCCGACTTTGTCAAGGCTCTTTGCCAAGGTTTTACCAGGGACACCGTAACACCACCGTTATCGATGTCTCGTTGACCGGAACCGTTAATGATGCTTCGGGTTTTTCGACTACTTTACAGCAACAACAAAGAGAGACAGGAAATATACCCTTGGTATTAAGGGCTAGGGTTCCTGTAAGGATTAGGTTGgggaagttgaagttgatgaAGATGAGGTTTAGGGTTACGTGTGAGTTAAGTATTGATAACTTGGCAAGTAACAGTGAAATTCGGATTGGGAGTAGCAGCTGCAAGTTTAGACTCAGACGCATTTTTTGA